A stretch of Roseibium porphyridii DNA encodes these proteins:
- the fliG gene encoding flagellar motor switch protein FliG: MSDQLQQQLQVSLDEEDRDLKGAERAAVLLLALGESHGTPIWSKLDEIEVRQVSAAMANLGPVTPNMLEDLFKDFVRRVSSKGALTGNVDATERLLANFLPGDKVSVIMEEIRGPAGRNMWEKLSNVQENVLANYLKNEYPQTVAVVLSKINSDHAARVLGILPEELALEVVSRMLRMDAVQKEVLEKVEQTLRVEFMSNLTNTSRRDSHEMMADIFNNFDRQTEARFLAALEEDNREAADRIKTLMFTFDDLLKLDAASCQTLLRHVEKDQLAIALKGSTDTARDFFFGNMSSRAAKLLQDDMDALGPVRLRDVDEAQTSMVNKAKDLAAKGEILISKSKGDDEIIY, encoded by the coding sequence GTGAGCGATCAACTCCAACAACAGCTTCAGGTCAGCTTAGACGAGGAAGACCGCGACCTTAAAGGTGCGGAGCGTGCAGCTGTTCTGTTGCTGGCGCTCGGCGAGTCCCACGGTACGCCGATCTGGTCGAAGCTGGATGAGATCGAAGTTCGTCAGGTTTCGGCTGCAATGGCCAATCTCGGGCCGGTCACGCCGAATATGCTGGAAGATCTTTTCAAGGACTTTGTCCGCAGGGTCAGCTCAAAGGGAGCCTTGACGGGCAACGTCGATGCGACGGAGCGGTTGTTGGCGAACTTTCTGCCCGGCGACAAGGTCAGCGTCATCATGGAGGAGATCCGTGGTCCTGCCGGGCGCAACATGTGGGAGAAACTCTCCAATGTGCAAGAAAATGTTCTGGCCAACTATCTGAAGAACGAATACCCGCAAACTGTGGCGGTGGTTCTTTCCAAGATCAATTCAGATCATGCCGCACGGGTGCTTGGCATCCTACCCGAGGAACTGGCTCTTGAAGTGGTCAGCCGCATGCTGCGCATGGACGCCGTGCAAAAGGAAGTTCTTGAGAAGGTCGAACAGACCCTCAGGGTAGAGTTCATGTCAAACCTGACCAACACCTCCAGGCGCGACAGCCACGAGATGATGGCCGACATCTTCAATAATTTCGACAGACAAACGGAAGCCAGGTTCCTTGCGGCGCTTGAAGAAGACAACCGTGAAGCCGCCGACCGCATCAAGACGTTGATGTTCACTTTCGACGATCTCCTGAAACTGGACGCAGCAAGCTGTCAGACACTTCTGCGCCACGTAGAAAAAGATCAGCTGGCCATTGCATTGAAGGGCTCAACCGATACGGCGCGCGACTTCTTCTTCGGCAACATGTCTTCGCGCGCGGCCAAATTGCTTCAGGACGACATGGATGCACTTGGGCCCGTAAGGCTGCGTGATGTCGACGAAGCTCAGACAAGCATGGTGAACAAGGCAAAGGACCTGGCGGCGAAGGGCGAGATCTTGATCTCCAAGTCCAAGGGTGACGACGAGATTATCTACTGA
- a CDS encoding HAMP domain-containing sensor histidine kinase — MFAVPVSAILILKLGVNRFIHETEQSLIQQGAIYSSAYAAAFEAATRETGGEKMPGYYLPPQKRVFWNASARTFRPLLDLRQDKVLPVRPGAKPVSLAPEHRHRAIAPDLELLSKRAGRTTLSNVLFLDHKGRDLHAGTPEGFAELPEVNKALNGGIGAVLRWRSGAERSSSFIRLNRGTGFRVFVAYPVISENRVIGAVYLSRTPDELGTYLSEEWLSVIVVAAVTAIGATLLGVLLVRQISRPIMDLRNRARALARGDLENLDHLQHYGTRELAQLGDAVVSMARTLSERSTEISTYTTHVTHELKAPVTAIISASELLEESSLPDASRRQLLETLKAQGQRMERLLNQLRDITRLRQQMRGSPAKLADMLPAPSDLHIIATPDDAILPLSLRHGQTVFAHLVQNAVGHGAGQIRIGWQDNVLEILDNGEGIEDKDMSRLTEPFYTTRRDSGGTGLGLSVVNAILERYGTRIEAAPSPEGALFRIAFPVDSQPERQP, encoded by the coding sequence ATGTTTGCAGTGCCCGTGAGTGCAATCCTGATCCTGAAACTGGGGGTCAACCGCTTCATTCATGAGACCGAACAATCACTTATCCAACAAGGGGCAATCTACTCCAGCGCCTACGCTGCTGCGTTCGAGGCAGCGACACGCGAGACCGGCGGTGAAAAAATGCCCGGCTACTATCTGCCCCCCCAAAAACGGGTTTTCTGGAACGCGAGCGCAAGAACATTTCGGCCGTTGCTGGACCTGCGACAGGATAAGGTCCTCCCGGTTCGACCTGGCGCAAAACCAGTTTCGCTTGCTCCTGAGCACAGACACCGGGCAATAGCACCAGATCTTGAGCTTTTGTCAAAACGAGCTGGTCGCACAACGCTTTCAAACGTCTTGTTTCTCGATCACAAAGGCCGGGACCTTCATGCGGGCACTCCGGAAGGTTTTGCGGAGTTGCCCGAGGTCAACAAGGCTCTCAACGGCGGAATAGGCGCAGTACTGAGGTGGCGCAGTGGAGCTGAAAGGTCATCTTCCTTCATCCGACTGAATCGAGGAACCGGATTCAGGGTGTTTGTCGCCTATCCGGTGATCAGCGAAAATCGCGTGATCGGGGCTGTTTATCTCTCCCGAACACCCGACGAGCTGGGCACTTATCTTTCTGAGGAGTGGCTCTCAGTCATTGTCGTCGCAGCTGTGACCGCTATTGGCGCTACCCTTCTAGGTGTTTTGCTTGTTCGGCAGATTTCCAGGCCCATCATGGATCTACGAAACCGGGCACGCGCTCTGGCAAGGGGCGACCTGGAAAACCTGGACCACTTGCAGCACTACGGAACCCGCGAACTGGCGCAGCTCGGTGACGCCGTCGTTTCAATGGCAAGGACCCTTTCGGAGCGATCGACAGAAATCAGCACCTACACGACACATGTCACACATGAACTGAAGGCACCAGTGACTGCCATAATTTCTGCTTCCGAACTACTCGAAGAAAGCTCCCTGCCCGACGCCTCACGCAGGCAACTTCTTGAAACCCTGAAAGCCCAGGGGCAGCGAATGGAAAGGTTGTTAAATCAGCTTCGGGACATAACAAGACTGCGTCAACAAATGAGGGGCTCGCCTGCAAAATTGGCAGACATGCTGCCGGCGCCATCCGATTTGCATATCATCGCGACACCGGATGATGCCATCCTGCCGCTTTCTCTCCGACACGGGCAGACGGTTTTTGCACATCTTGTACAAAACGCAGTCGGCCATGGCGCCGGCCAGATCAGGATTGGCTGGCAGGACAATGTGCTTGAGATCCTGGACAATGGCGAAGGAATTGAAGACAAGGATATGAGCCGGCTAACCGAGCCCTTTTATACGACCCGGCGCGATAGCGGTGGGACCGGTCTCGGCCTCTCGGTTGTGAATGCCATTCTTGAGCGATATGGCACTCGGATTGAGGCGGCACCGTCACCGGAAGGCGCGCTCTTCCGGATTGCATTTCCCGTTGACAGTCAGCCTGAGAGACAACCCTGA
- a CDS encoding FliH/SctL family protein, with translation MTNPSKFLFDMDFSAQEEEPEIVAPPEPEIPKIPVAQHEEILEKAKAQAFEEGRIKALQDLQTKQETLLTEEVNRLVVAVGDVVHSLDEQQAAREKDAIGLAFLVARRLCAHLIARQPLAEAVALVSECLGPLRKAPHLVIRIAEKDVEALKSKVDPIVHEKGFEGRLVILGEPEISRGDCHIEWADGGIRRDRKALEAEIDTSIRSFLRARGTAKKAQVSDTSAEKGTDV, from the coding sequence ATGACGAACCCGTCCAAATTTCTGTTTGACATGGACTTTTCCGCTCAGGAAGAGGAGCCGGAGATCGTTGCTCCGCCTGAGCCGGAAATCCCGAAGATCCCTGTCGCCCAGCATGAGGAAATTCTGGAGAAGGCCAAGGCTCAGGCTTTCGAGGAAGGCCGGATAAAGGCGCTTCAGGACTTGCAGACCAAACAGGAGACTCTGCTAACAGAAGAAGTGAATCGCCTCGTCGTCGCTGTCGGCGACGTCGTGCACTCTCTGGACGAACAACAGGCCGCACGAGAAAAAGATGCGATTGGCCTTGCATTTCTTGTGGCTAGACGACTGTGCGCCCACCTGATCGCGCGTCAACCGCTGGCCGAAGCCGTGGCATTGGTGTCAGAATGCCTGGGTCCGCTTCGCAAGGCGCCTCATCTTGTGATCCGCATTGCGGAAAAGGATGTTGAGGCGCTGAAGTCGAAAGTGGATCCGATTGTCCATGAAAAGGGTTTTGAAGGCCGCCTTGTCATTTTGGGGGAACCCGAAATCAGCCGAGGCGATTGCCATATCGAATGGGCGGATGGTGGCATTCGGCGCGACCGGAAGGCTCTTGAAGCAGAGATCGACACTTCCATTCGGTCTTTTTTGAGGGCCCGCGGCACCGCGAAGAAGGCACAAGTGTCCGACACGTCGGCGGAGAAAGGGACTGACGTATGA
- a CDS encoding flagellar hook assembly protein FlgD — MTVISSATSTAAESASTTSQNGLMANYELFLSILTTQIQNQDPLDPMDSAEYTNQLVQYSNVEQSIQQNKNLESIIASLESNQSMSYVSYIGNEITADASSTLLSGSAASWGYELQEDASGSFEIRNSSGDLVYSGEVELKAGSGTFNWAGQTDAGTDAADGVYSISFDLRDANSRPEKVTTAVSGIVDSVDWSSGSAVLSVDGRSVPVSSVLSVSRPS; from the coding sequence ATGACTGTAATTTCTTCTGCAACGTCGACGGCCGCTGAAAGCGCCAGCACGACAAGCCAGAACGGCTTGATGGCGAATTATGAGCTGTTCCTGAGCATTCTGACAACGCAGATCCAGAACCAGGATCCGCTCGATCCAATGGATTCAGCTGAGTACACAAATCAGCTGGTTCAATATTCCAACGTCGAGCAATCCATTCAGCAGAACAAGAACCTCGAAAGCATCATAGCTTCTCTGGAGTCCAACCAGAGCATGAGCTATGTCAGCTATATCGGGAACGAGATTACCGCAGATGCGTCCAGCACCTTGCTGTCCGGCAGTGCCGCCAGTTGGGGGTACGAGCTGCAAGAAGACGCTTCAGGCAGCTTTGAGATCCGCAATTCGAGTGGCGATCTTGTGTATAGCGGCGAAGTCGAGCTTAAAGCCGGATCGGGCACATTCAATTGGGCGGGACAGACCGATGCGGGAACCGATGCGGCTGATGGTGTTTATTCGATCTCGTTCGATCTGAGGGATGCCAACAGCCGTCCGGAAAAAGTCACGACCGCAGTCTCCGGCATTGTCGACAGCGTCGACTGGTCAAGCGGCTCGGCGGTACTAAGTGTCGATGGGCGAAGTGTACCTGTCTCGTCGGTGCTCTCAGTGTCCAGGCCAAGCTGA
- a CDS encoding DUF1153 domain-containing protein, which translates to MTEHIRSRVKYVIGPDGSPLTIADLPPTSTKRWVIRRKAEVVAAVRGGLLSLEEACQRYTLTVEEFLSWQSSIEKHGLAGLRATRIQQYRA; encoded by the coding sequence ATGACCGAACATATTCGTTCGCGTGTAAAATATGTCATCGGGCCCGATGGTAGTCCGCTTACTATAGCAGACTTGCCTCCGACTTCGACAAAGCGGTGGGTTATCCGCCGCAAAGCTGAAGTGGTAGCTGCCGTTCGTGGGGGCCTTCTATCCCTTGAAGAAGCCTGCCAGAGATACACTCTGACGGTAGAGGAGTTCCTCTCCTGGCAAAGCTCTATTGAGAAGCACGGTCTTGCCGGGCTGCGGGCAACGCGCATCCAGCAATATCGCGCCTGA
- a CDS encoding flagellar biosynthesis protein produces MPKVGNYVQRDYHNKFRSQRKSTWSDYNKAWAKRRQASTQKMQELRNLASNFTNIGVQASQANTVFLMQNQGQGTAYASPTAVMSRINVIV; encoded by the coding sequence ATGCCCAAGGTCGGAAACTACGTCCAGCGCGACTATCACAACAAGTTCCGTTCACAACGGAAATCGACTTGGTCTGACTACAACAAGGCCTGGGCCAAACGACGCCAGGCATCCACTCAAAAAATGCAGGAACTTCGCAACCTTGCCAGCAACTTCACCAACATCGGTGTTCAGGCGAGCCAGGCAAACACTGTTTTCCTGATGCAAAACCAGGGTCAGGGCACGGCCTATGCGAGCCCCACTGCGGTCATGTCCCGCATCAACGTGATTGTCTGA
- the fliN gene encoding flagellar motor switch protein FliN: protein MSDEQIGEEQEHSIPLDELEAPQRSLEEDEVHAPQSAADLEAVFDVPVRISAVLGHSRMHVSDLLKLASGTVLELDRKVGEAIDIYVNDRLVARGEVVLVEDKLGVTMTEIIKTDR from the coding sequence ATGAGTGACGAACAGATAGGCGAAGAGCAGGAACACAGCATTCCGCTCGACGAGTTGGAAGCGCCGCAGCGCAGTCTGGAAGAAGACGAAGTGCATGCGCCGCAATCCGCTGCCGACCTTGAAGCCGTTTTTGACGTGCCCGTTCGAATTTCTGCGGTGCTCGGACACTCGCGCATGCATGTCTCCGACCTCTTGAAACTGGCTTCCGGAACCGTTCTGGAGCTGGACCGCAAGGTTGGCGAGGCGATTGATATCTATGTGAATGACCGGCTGGTGGCGCGCGGCGAGGTTGTCCTTGTTGAGGACAAGCTCGGAGTGACCATGACGGAAATCATCAAGACGGATCGATAG
- the fliF gene encoding flagellar basal-body MS-ring/collar protein FliF — MNGLIEFIKALGPARIAAMGAVAAILIGVFAFIIFRVTSPQMTTLYNELTLEDSAAIVTQLESQGVQFKLTRQGATILVAKEQVARLRMQLAAEGLPTGGSIGYEIFDRTDTLGATSFVQNINHLRAMEGELSRTIGSLDRIRAARVHLVIPERQLFQKDRRPPSASIVLSVRGALGPGEIRAVQHLVATAVDGLDPDRVSIVDETGRLLASGVGNDEDGMLTASLQERNQAIEGRLRNQVEEILNSIVGPGRARVRVNAEVDYNRLTETTETFDPEGQVVRSTQTKEEASSAISRNGQVTVGNQLPQAEGDVGQGGDRDTTSVTEEIVNYEISRSTRTEVIEAGQINRLSVAVLVDGTYQPDGNGDPVYTPRSQETLDRIAVLVRSAIGFDEERGDLVEVVNLQFALPPQEDLLAESDGLFDFTRDDIIRFAELGVLFLIAVLLLLFVVRPLLRRIVTPEEKQPQELMIGPDGTLVVETDVPQEDEAEDEFVIEWLEQAKQEGAMQASSIAKVGDMIKDHPTEAVNIVRGWLDEQAA; from the coding sequence GTGAACGGACTGATTGAATTCATAAAAGCGTTGGGACCAGCACGTATTGCTGCCATGGGAGCAGTTGCGGCGATCCTGATCGGCGTTTTCGCGTTCATTATCTTCCGGGTCACGTCTCCCCAGATGACGACGCTCTACAACGAGCTGACCCTGGAAGATTCAGCTGCCATCGTCACACAGCTTGAAAGCCAGGGTGTCCAATTCAAACTGACCCGTCAGGGCGCAACCATTCTGGTCGCGAAAGAACAGGTTGCACGTTTGCGGATGCAGCTTGCCGCAGAAGGTCTGCCGACAGGTGGTTCGATCGGTTACGAGATTTTTGACCGCACCGATACTCTGGGTGCAACCAGCTTTGTTCAGAACATCAACCACTTGCGTGCGATGGAAGGCGAGTTGTCACGAACCATCGGTTCGCTTGATCGTATTCGTGCAGCGCGGGTTCATCTCGTCATTCCTGAGCGGCAGTTGTTTCAGAAAGACCGCCGTCCGCCTTCAGCATCCATCGTTCTGAGTGTGCGTGGCGCGCTTGGTCCCGGCGAGATCCGCGCTGTGCAGCATCTTGTGGCAACGGCCGTCGACGGGCTTGATCCGGATCGTGTTTCCATTGTCGACGAAACAGGCCGACTGCTGGCGTCCGGTGTTGGCAATGACGAAGACGGCATGCTGACCGCCTCACTGCAAGAGCGTAACCAGGCGATCGAAGGACGTTTGCGCAATCAAGTCGAGGAGATTTTGAATTCCATCGTTGGGCCGGGTCGCGCACGTGTTCGGGTCAATGCCGAAGTCGACTACAACCGTTTGACCGAAACGACGGAAACCTTCGACCCGGAAGGGCAGGTCGTTCGGTCCACGCAAACCAAGGAAGAGGCGAGTTCGGCGATTTCTCGCAATGGACAAGTCACAGTTGGAAATCAGCTGCCGCAAGCCGAAGGCGATGTCGGTCAGGGCGGCGACCGCGATACCACAAGCGTTACCGAAGAGATTGTGAACTACGAGATTTCGCGCTCGACACGGACAGAGGTTATCGAGGCCGGTCAAATCAACCGTCTTTCCGTTGCAGTGCTTGTTGATGGCACCTATCAGCCTGACGGCAATGGTGATCCTGTCTATACACCGCGTTCGCAGGAAACGCTGGACCGGATTGCAGTGCTGGTGCGCTCCGCAATTGGCTTCGACGAAGAGCGCGGCGACCTGGTTGAAGTCGTCAATCTGCAATTCGCGCTGCCCCCGCAGGAAGATCTTCTGGCCGAAAGCGATGGTCTTTTCGACTTCACACGCGATGACATCATTCGCTTCGCAGAGCTTGGTGTTCTCTTCCTGATCGCAGTTCTTCTTCTTCTCTTTGTGGTTCGCCCACTGCTGCGTCGCATCGTAACGCCTGAGGAAAAGCAACCGCAGGAGTTGATGATCGGTCCCGATGGCACGTTGGTCGTGGAAACGGATGTGCCGCAGGAGGATGAGGCTGAGGACGAGTTTGTTATCGAGTGGCTGGAGCAGGCCAAGCAGGAAGGCGCAATGCAGGCAAGTTCGATCGCCAAAGTGGGCGACATGATCAAGGATCACCCAACCGAAGCGGTCAACATCGTCCGCGGTTGGCTGGATGAACAGGCGGCCTGA
- a CDS encoding response regulator transcription factor, whose translation MKPNILIVDDDAHLRGIVRIAAENAGMSTAEASSGQHALDIMQQQMPDLVILDVGMPVMNGFDCCRHIRSLSRVPILFLTARDEEVDRVVGFELGADDYVSKPFSPRELVLRIKAILGRGKGTDEDLLQHGDLQLDTRAHQCHLGSKELPLTATEFALLTTLLHQPDKMLDRNTLIEGIYGRNSALSGRTIDSHVRNVRAKAASLDCPDFIRTVRGAGLRLGTCRLEQDTQ comes from the coding sequence ATGAAACCAAACATTCTGATCGTGGATGACGACGCACATTTACGTGGCATCGTCCGGATCGCCGCGGAAAACGCCGGGATGTCCACTGCCGAGGCCTCAAGCGGGCAACACGCGCTCGACATCATGCAGCAACAAATGCCGGACCTCGTCATTCTGGATGTCGGCATGCCGGTCATGAACGGCTTTGATTGTTGCAGGCACATTCGAAGTTTGTCGCGTGTGCCAATCCTGTTTCTGACCGCTCGCGATGAAGAAGTTGATCGTGTGGTTGGTTTCGAACTTGGGGCCGACGACTATGTTTCAAAACCCTTTTCTCCACGCGAACTCGTCTTGCGGATCAAAGCCATCCTTGGCCGCGGCAAAGGAACGGATGAGGACTTGCTGCAACACGGAGACTTACAACTCGACACGCGGGCACATCAGTGCCACCTCGGATCCAAAGAGTTGCCGCTGACCGCAACGGAATTCGCCTTGCTGACAACGCTCTTGCATCAACCGGACAAGATGCTCGACCGAAACACGTTGATTGAAGGAATATATGGCCGCAACAGCGCTCTGTCGGGTCGGACAATCGACAGCCACGTGCGCAATGTCAGAGCTAAGGCGGCTTCGCTCGATTGTCCTGATTTCATAAGGACAGTCCGCGGTGCCGGGCTGCGTCTTGGAACTTGCAGACTGGAGCAAGACACGCAGTGA
- the flhA gene encoding flagellar biosynthesis protein FlhA translates to MSDTAAGGQGGPGGPAPEQKAAAPQAGGAFAGFPSMQELIDTLRKGDVGLATGILIILTLLILPMPPVMLDMFLAVSIIFSVLILMTGLFIQKPLEFSSFPTVLLIATMLRLGLNIASTRLILSNGHEGTSAAGNVIQSFGNLVMGGNFVIGIIVFAILVIVNFVVITKGSGRIAEVAARFTLDAMPGKQMAIDADLSAGLIDESEAKSRRKALEDESSFFGAMDGASKFVRGDAIAGLLITFINILGGIFIGVAQMELSFSEAANNYTLLTIGDGLVSQIPALIVSTAAGLLVSKAGVHGAADKALTSQFTGYPKALGMSAAVMVILALLPGMPMVPFFGLAGVAGYLAFRISAGKKQEAAKVAQKKAIEAAPKPPPEPPITDALKMDELRIELGYALLPLINGKAQNDGDVLTEQIKALRRQVAGDMGVIMPPVRILDNIQLGANDYVIKVKEVEAGRGILYPNHFMVMDPAGGQVKLPGTHTTEPTFGLPATWVEAQYREDASLRGYTVVDPATVLSTHLTETIKANISELLTYGDVQKLLKELQGEQAKLVEDLVPSQITVSGLQRVLQALLNERISVRDLGTILEGVSEATGMTRNTDTIAEHVRMRLGRQICAANLAPGGYLPLVALSPQWEQAFLESIVGEGDDRQLAMQPSKLQEFVGKVRDAFEEAAQQGEVPVLLTSPQTRPFVRSIVERFRAHTTIMSQSEVHPRIKLKTIGSI, encoded by the coding sequence ATGTCGGACACGGCAGCAGGCGGACAAGGCGGACCGGGCGGACCAGCACCGGAGCAGAAGGCGGCAGCACCTCAAGCCGGTGGCGCTTTTGCGGGTTTTCCGAGCATGCAGGAGTTGATCGACACCCTCCGCAAGGGTGACGTCGGTCTTGCGACCGGCATTCTGATCATCCTGACGCTTTTGATCCTGCCGATGCCTCCGGTCATGCTGGACATGTTCCTGGCGGTGTCGATCATCTTTTCGGTCCTGATTTTGATGACCGGGCTGTTCATTCAAAAGCCGCTGGAATTCTCCTCTTTTCCGACAGTGCTGCTCATTGCAACAATGCTGCGGCTCGGCCTGAACATTGCCTCCACCAGGTTGATCCTTTCCAATGGTCACGAAGGAACATCTGCGGCCGGGAATGTCATTCAGTCCTTCGGCAATCTTGTCATGGGTGGGAACTTTGTCATTGGGATCATCGTGTTTGCGATCCTGGTGATTGTGAACTTTGTCGTCATCACCAAAGGTTCCGGCCGTATCGCAGAAGTTGCCGCAAGGTTTACACTCGACGCAATGCCGGGCAAACAGATGGCCATCGATGCTGACCTCTCAGCAGGTCTCATCGATGAGAGCGAAGCCAAGTCACGGCGCAAGGCGCTGGAAGATGAGAGCTCGTTTTTCGGTGCCATGGACGGTGCGTCGAAATTCGTGCGCGGCGATGCGATTGCCGGACTTCTGATTACCTTCATCAATATTCTGGGCGGCATCTTCATCGGCGTGGCCCAGATGGAACTGTCATTTTCCGAGGCCGCCAACAACTATACGCTTCTGACCATCGGTGATGGCCTTGTTTCGCAAATTCCCGCACTGATCGTGTCGACTGCAGCTGGCCTTCTGGTCTCAAAAGCCGGCGTTCACGGTGCTGCAGACAAGGCCCTGACCAGCCAGTTCACCGGTTATCCGAAAGCGCTCGGAATGTCGGCAGCCGTCATGGTCATCTTGGCGCTTCTGCCCGGCATGCCGATGGTACCGTTTTTCGGTCTGGCAGGCGTCGCCGGTTACCTCGCGTTCCGTATCAGCGCTGGCAAGAAACAGGAAGCGGCCAAGGTTGCGCAGAAGAAAGCCATTGAGGCCGCACCGAAGCCACCGCCCGAACCGCCGATCACAGACGCTCTGAAAATGGACGAGCTTCGTATCGAGCTTGGCTATGCCTTGTTGCCGCTGATCAACGGCAAGGCACAGAACGATGGTGACGTGCTTACAGAGCAGATCAAGGCGCTTCGACGGCAGGTTGCCGGCGATATGGGTGTGATCATGCCGCCGGTCCGCATTCTGGACAATATCCAGCTTGGCGCGAACGACTATGTCATCAAGGTCAAGGAAGTCGAAGCCGGGCGCGGCATTCTTTATCCGAACCACTTCATGGTCATGGATCCGGCGGGCGGTCAGGTCAAGCTGCCAGGAACGCACACGACCGAACCGACTTTCGGATTGCCGGCAACCTGGGTCGAAGCGCAGTACCGTGAAGATGCGTCCTTGCGTGGTTACACGGTGGTCGATCCCGCAACCGTTTTGTCCACCCACCTGACCGAGACGATCAAGGCCAATATCAGCGAGTTGCTCACTTATGGTGATGTTCAAAAGCTGCTGAAGGAACTGCAAGGCGAACAGGCCAAGCTCGTTGAGGATCTTGTGCCCTCGCAGATCACCGTGTCCGGTCTGCAGCGGGTGCTGCAAGCGCTGCTCAATGAACGAATTTCGGTGCGCGATCTCGGCACGATCCTGGAGGGCGTGTCAGAAGCAACCGGCATGACACGCAACACGGATACAATTGCAGAGCATGTTCGCATGCGGCTCGGCAGACAGATTTGTGCAGCCAATCTTGCGCCCGGCGGATATCTGCCTCTGGTCGCCTTGTCGCCGCAATGGGAGCAGGCGTTTCTGGAATCGATTGTCGGTGAAGGCGATGATCGTCAGCTCGCCATGCAGCCAAGCAAGTTGCAGGAGTTCGTCGGCAAAGTGCGGGATGCTTTCGAAGAAGCAGCCCAGCAGGGCGAGGTGCCCGTGCTTCTGACATCGCCGCAAACCCGACCCTTCGTCCGCTCCATCGTCGAGCGCTTCCGGGCGCATACGACGATCATGAGTCAATCGGAAGTGCATCCGCGCATCAAGTTGAAGACCATCGGCTCGATCTGA
- a CDS encoding sigma-54-dependent transcriptional regulator, protein MRLLIVGTLGGQLTTASKIAMQGGAQVTHADDVEGALKVLRSGRGADLMMVEVHLDIAGLITKLQNERVHVPVVACGVETDAQAAVSAIRAGAKEYIPLPPDPEMIAAVLAAVAQERGDLIYRDEAMASVVKLAEQVAPSEASVLITGESGTGKEVIARHVHKCSNRASKPFISINCAAIPEHLLESELFGHEKGAFTGAVARRIGKFEEADGGTLLLDEISEMDVRLQAKLLRAIQERVIDRVGGTRPVPVNIRILATSNRDLAESVRQGQFREDLLFRLNVVNLKLPALRERPADIMELALFFIKHYSEANGVPQRNVAGEARQALMANPWPGNVRELENTMHRAVLLASGAEIGVEAIRMPDGTPLAISRSPAERAAQTAEAVTRSFVGRTVADVERDLILDTLDHCLGNRTHAAKILGISIRTLRNKLNQYTDEGVSVPSPGEARA, encoded by the coding sequence ATGCGTCTCTTAATTGTCGGAACACTTGGCGGACAGCTGACGACGGCATCGAAAATTGCGATGCAGGGCGGTGCGCAAGTCACCCACGCAGACGATGTGGAAGGTGCTCTGAAAGTCCTCAGATCCGGGCGCGGCGCCGATCTGATGATGGTCGAGGTCCATCTGGACATTGCCGGCCTGATCACGAAACTACAGAACGAACGGGTTCATGTTCCGGTGGTTGCCTGTGGCGTCGAAACGGACGCACAGGCAGCAGTTTCAGCCATTCGTGCCGGTGCCAAGGAATACATTCCGCTGCCGCCGGACCCGGAAATGATCGCTGCGGTTCTGGCAGCCGTCGCCCAGGAGCGCGGTGATCTTATCTACCGTGACGAAGCGATGGCCAGCGTCGTGAAGTTGGCTGAGCAGGTGGCTCCTTCCGAGGCCTCGGTGCTGATTACCGGTGAGAGCGGAACGGGCAAGGAAGTTATTGCACGACACGTCCACAAGTGCTCCAACCGCGCGTCGAAGCCATTCATTTCGATCAATTGCGCGGCGATCCCGGAACATCTTCTGGAATCGGAGCTGTTCGGGCATGAAAAGGGAGCGTTCACAGGAGCTGTTGCCCGCAGGATTGGCAAATTCGAGGAAGCCGATGGTGGTACCCTGCTTCTCGATGAGATTTCAGAAATGGATGTGCGCCTGCAGGCAAAACTGTTGCGAGCCATTCAGGAGCGGGTCATTGACCGGGTTGGCGGCACGCGTCCTGTACCGGTCAATATCAGAATTTTGGCGACATCCAACCGGGATCTTGCCGAAAGCGTCCGACAGGGGCAGTTCCGTGAGGACCTTTTGTTCCGGCTGAACGTGGTGAACCTGAAACTGCCTGCGCTGCGTGAACGTCCGGCAGATATCATGGAACTCGCGCTGTTCTTCATCAAGCACTATTCGGAAGCCAATGGAGTCCCACAGCGCAACGTTGCGGGTGAAGCGCGACAGGCGCTGATGGCCAATCCCTGGCCGGGCAATGTGCGCGAGCTTGAAAACACGATGCACCGGGCTGTCCTGTTGGCATCCGGTGCAGAGATAGGCGTTGAGGCGATCCGCATGCCGGATGGTACACCGCTCGCCATTTCCAGGAGCCCTGCGGAACGTGCCGCGCAAACAGCGGAAGCGGTAACCAGATCCTTTGTTGGCCGCACTGTTGCGGACGTTGAACGGGATCTCATTCTGGACACACTGGATCATTGCCTTGGCAACCGAACCCATGCTGCGAAAATCCTGGGCATTTCCATCCGTACGCTTCGCAACAAGCTGAACCAATATACGGACGAGGGCGTCAGTGTACCCAGCCCCGGTGAAGCACGAGCGTGA